From Streptomyces durmitorensis, a single genomic window includes:
- a CDS encoding succinate dehydrogenase — MTRTIWDSSVGKKTVMAVSGLIMLLYLIAHMIGNLKIFFGPAEINHYAHWLRTVGEPFMHYEWTLWLIRVVLVAAVVAHATSAYQLSRRDIKARPTKYVNKKAGKSFATRTMRWGGIILGLFIVWHILDLTTGTVHPGGYEHLHPYQNIIDTFSTWYGNVIYIVAVVALGFHVRHGLWSAAQTLGAGKATRDRALKIIANGLALFLTAGFVVVPVAVMTGLVS; from the coding sequence ATGACGCGCACGATCTGGGACTCGTCCGTCGGCAAGAAGACAGTGATGGCAGTGAGCGGCCTGATCATGCTGCTCTATCTGATCGCCCACATGATCGGGAACCTGAAGATCTTCTTCGGGCCCGCGGAGATCAACCACTACGCCCACTGGCTGCGCACGGTCGGCGAGCCCTTCATGCACTACGAGTGGACGCTCTGGCTGATCCGTGTCGTCCTCGTCGCCGCCGTGGTCGCGCACGCCACCTCCGCGTACCAGCTGAGCCGCCGCGACATCAAGGCGCGCCCCACCAAGTACGTGAACAAGAAGGCGGGCAAGAGCTTCGCGACGCGCACCATGCGCTGGGGCGGGATCATCCTCGGCCTGTTCATCGTCTGGCACATCCTCGACCTGACGACCGGCACCGTGCACCCCGGCGGCTACGAGCACCTCCACCCGTACCAGAACATCATCGACACGTTCTCCACGTGGTACGGCAACGTCATCTACATCGTCGCCGTGGTCGCCCTCGGCTTCCACGTCCGCCACGGGCTCTGGAGCGCCGCGCAGACCCTGGGTGCGGGCAAGGCGACTCGTGACCGCGCCCTCAAGATCATCGCCAATGGCCTCGCGCTGTTCCTGACGGCGGGCTTCGTCGTCGTACCCGTGGCCGTCATGACCGGACTGGTGAGCTAG
- a CDS encoding LysR family transcriptional regulator — MQFQQLLYFVAVAETRHFTRAAEQVHVSQPSLSQQVRALEKELGAELFSRARGNIALTDAGEALLPLARRILADADTARIEVQELAQLRRGRIRLGATPSVCTGLLPEVLRAFHDRHPGIQLLLEEGGSHDLVRELARGALDLAVVVLPLPSPSPALTTVELLREDLVVVSSPEARKLGGTSVRVADLERERLVMFRHGYDLRELTVAACRAEGFEPEFAVEGGEMDAVLGFVQAGLGVAVVPRMVAERAGRGLRMTPLAKPTLHRTIALAHRSDVAPPRAARELQRMLLER; from the coding sequence ATGCAGTTCCAGCAGCTCCTCTACTTCGTCGCGGTGGCCGAGACCAGGCATTTCACTCGGGCCGCGGAGCAGGTGCACGTCTCGCAGCCCTCGCTCTCCCAGCAGGTCCGCGCCTTGGAGAAGGAGCTGGGCGCCGAGCTGTTCAGCAGGGCACGGGGGAACATCGCGCTGACCGACGCGGGCGAGGCGCTGCTCCCGCTGGCCCGCCGGATCCTCGCGGACGCCGACACCGCGCGGATCGAGGTCCAGGAGCTGGCCCAGCTGCGCCGCGGCCGGATCCGCCTGGGCGCGACCCCCAGCGTCTGCACCGGCCTGCTGCCCGAGGTCCTTCGCGCCTTCCACGACCGGCACCCCGGCATCCAGCTCCTCCTGGAGGAGGGCGGCTCCCACGACCTCGTACGCGAACTGGCGCGCGGCGCCCTGGACTTGGCCGTCGTCGTGCTCCCGCTGCCGTCGCCGTCCCCCGCGCTGACGACCGTGGAGCTGCTCCGTGAGGACCTGGTCGTGGTGTCGTCGCCGGAGGCGCGGAAGTTGGGCGGCACGTCGGTACGGGTCGCCGATCTGGAGCGCGAACGCCTCGTGATGTTCCGGCACGGGTACGACCTGCGGGAACTGACGGTTGCCGCTTGCCGGGCCGAGGGATTCGAGCCGGAGTTCGCGGTGGAGGGCGGCGAGATGGACGCGGTCCTCGGCTTCGTGCAGGCGGGTCTCGGGGTCGCGGTGGTGCCGCGCATGGTGGCCGAGCGCGCGGGGCGCGGCCTGCGGATGACGCCGCTGGCGAAGCCCACCCTGCATCGGACCATTGCTCTGGCTCACCGCAGCGATGTGGCTCCGCCACGGGCTGCGCGGGAGCTCCAGCGGATGCTGCTTGAGCGGTGA
- a CDS encoding VOC family protein: MSSGVIKWVYAFVDRPADRFAQAHTFWTAVTGTRLSAFRGEDDQFVTLLPDGADAFLKAQAVGGGSGGAHLDFAVEDVVAKACEAVALGATPVFAEEGLEVLRSPGGQLFCVVTWEGERVRPEPLVAPDGTTSRLDQVCLDVPPAVWEAEKAFWPAFTGWSARAGSRPEFHLVEPSAQLPIRILLQRLDAGPGGAHLDFSCSDPEADAVRHERLGAEALGRSPHWIVMRDPAGGTYCLTIRNPETGGLPAAG, translated from the coding sequence GTGTCCTCCGGAGTGATCAAGTGGGTGTACGCCTTCGTGGACCGTCCCGCGGACCGGTTCGCGCAGGCGCACACCTTCTGGACGGCGGTGACCGGGACGCGGCTCTCCGCGTTCCGGGGCGAGGACGACCAGTTCGTGACGCTGCTGCCGGACGGGGCCGACGCCTTCCTGAAGGCGCAGGCGGTCGGTGGCGGCTCGGGCGGTGCGCATCTCGACTTCGCCGTGGAGGACGTCGTCGCCAAGGCGTGCGAGGCCGTCGCGCTCGGGGCGACCCCGGTCTTCGCGGAGGAGGGCCTGGAGGTCCTGCGTTCGCCGGGCGGGCAGCTGTTCTGCGTGGTGACGTGGGAGGGGGAGCGGGTCCGGCCCGAGCCGCTCGTCGCGCCGGACGGCACCACAAGCCGCCTCGACCAGGTGTGCCTGGACGTGCCGCCTGCGGTGTGGGAGGCGGAGAAGGCGTTCTGGCCCGCGTTCACGGGGTGGTCCGCGAGGGCGGGCTCGCGCCCGGAGTTCCACCTCGTCGAGCCTTCCGCGCAGCTGCCGATCCGGATCCTGCTGCAGCGTCTGGATGCGGGGCCCGGTGGGGCGCACCTGGACTTCTCCTGCTCAGACCCCGAAGCGGACGCCGTCCGCCACGAGCGGCTGGGCGCCGAAGCCTTGGGGAGGAGCCCGCACTGGATCGTGATGCGGGACCCCGCGGGGGGCACGTACTGCCTGACGATCAGGAATCCCGAGACCGGAGGCTTGCCCGCCGCGGGCTAG
- a CDS encoding putative bifunctional diguanylate cyclase/phosphodiesterase has protein sequence MSGEPDGPEGRVRRFATIWSRAIFPVTATSLTRPEFEQQLVPLAQRLRAALHERIFDAAEGQAIGAALVGTHCTDPEALSRTLDCVDAYLVLYCGDDGPQEELRARSARLQHAVAAGFAAALRERTLAEQEAISRAALDARSAVAEALHASEARFRAVFHGAAIGIGIADLTGTVLEVNDALIRMFGGLENQLRGRNVAEWTHPDDSPHVWKLYDELVRGEREHYRVEKAFYRPDGTVLWTNLTVSLLRDADGVPQYQLALMEDTTERRLLNLRLRYEATHDALTGLPNRTLFFERLEKALASGDGARFGLCYLDLDGFKTVNDSLGHAAGDRLLVEVADRLQSCATAPGEMVARLGGDEFVALTTGRDTEAEVDDLAGRIMHALSTPIRVEGRELTVRGSIGIVEGPAGERNAAEVLRSADITMYRAKSAGGNRFELADPEADARAITRHGLTTALPAALERGEFFIEYQPLVHLGDGSVRGAEALVRWLHPQHGVIGPDRFIPLAEHTGLIVPLGRWVLEESVRQARTWEARHKDAGPLRVNVNLSPMQLTHPGLVSDTVEILERAGLEPGALCLEVTESALIGADDDLLKPLRRLAEMGVDIALDDFGTGYSNLANLRRLPVSILKLDRSFTQGMQHFPADPVDLKIVEGIVALAHSLDLAVTVEGVETGAQADQLRELGCDTAQGWYYARPGPPDQLHELALADATS, from the coding sequence ATGAGCGGGGAACCGGACGGCCCCGAGGGCAGAGTGCGCAGGTTCGCCACCATCTGGAGCCGTGCGATCTTCCCGGTGACGGCGACGTCGCTGACCCGTCCCGAGTTCGAGCAGCAACTGGTGCCGCTGGCACAGCGGTTGCGTGCTGCCCTGCACGAGCGGATCTTCGACGCGGCCGAGGGTCAAGCGATCGGCGCCGCACTCGTGGGCACGCACTGCACCGACCCCGAGGCACTGAGCCGCACGCTCGACTGCGTGGACGCCTACCTGGTCCTGTACTGCGGCGACGACGGCCCCCAGGAGGAGTTGCGGGCCCGCTCCGCGCGCCTGCAGCACGCCGTGGCCGCGGGCTTCGCCGCCGCCCTGCGGGAGCGGACCCTCGCCGAGCAGGAAGCGATATCCCGCGCTGCCCTGGACGCCCGCAGCGCCGTCGCCGAAGCCCTGCACGCGAGCGAGGCACGCTTCCGTGCCGTCTTCCACGGCGCGGCCATCGGCATCGGCATCGCCGACCTCACGGGCACGGTCCTCGAGGTGAACGACGCGCTGATCCGCATGTTCGGCGGCCTGGAGAATCAGCTGCGCGGGCGCAACGTCGCGGAGTGGACGCACCCCGACGACTCGCCCCACGTGTGGAAGCTCTACGACGAGCTGGTGCGCGGGGAGCGCGAGCACTACCGCGTGGAGAAGGCCTTCTACCGCCCCGACGGCACCGTCCTGTGGACCAATCTGACCGTCTCGCTGCTGCGTGACGCGGACGGAGTCCCGCAGTACCAGCTGGCGTTGATGGAGGACACCACCGAGCGCCGGCTGCTCAATCTGCGCCTTCGCTACGAGGCCACGCACGACGCGCTCACCGGCCTGCCGAACCGGACGCTGTTCTTCGAGCGCCTGGAGAAGGCCCTCGCGTCGGGCGACGGCGCGCGGTTCGGGCTCTGCTACCTCGACCTCGACGGCTTCAAGACCGTCAACGACAGCCTCGGGCACGCGGCGGGCGACCGGCTCCTCGTCGAGGTCGCCGACCGGCTCCAGTCCTGCGCCACGGCGCCCGGCGAGATGGTCGCGCGGCTCGGCGGCGACGAGTTCGTGGCGCTGACCACGGGGCGCGACACCGAGGCCGAGGTGGACGACCTCGCCGGACGCATCATGCACGCGCTCTCCACGCCCATCCGCGTCGAGGGCCGCGAGCTGACCGTGCGCGGCAGCATCGGCATCGTCGAGGGCCCGGCAGGGGAGCGCAACGCCGCTGAGGTGCTGCGCAGTGCGGACATCACGATGTACCGCGCGAAGTCCGCGGGCGGCAACCGCTTCGAGCTCGCCGACCCCGAGGCCGACGCCCGCGCCATCACCCGGCACGGCCTGACCACCGCGCTGCCCGCCGCCCTGGAGCGCGGCGAGTTCTTCATCGAGTACCAGCCCCTCGTGCACCTCGGCGACGGCAGCGTGCGCGGCGCCGAGGCGCTGGTGCGGTGGCTGCACCCGCAGCACGGCGTCATCGGCCCGGACCGCTTCATCCCGCTCGCCGAGCACACCGGTCTGATCGTGCCGCTCGGCCGCTGGGTCCTGGAGGAATCCGTACGCCAGGCCCGCACCTGGGAGGCGCGGCACAAGGACGCGGGGCCGCTGCGCGTGAACGTGAACCTCTCGCCCATGCAGCTGACCCACCCCGGCCTGGTCTCGGACACGGTGGAGATCCTGGAGCGCGCCGGGCTCGAACCGGGCGCCCTGTGCCTGGAGGTGACCGAGTCCGCGCTGATCGGCGCCGACGACGACCTGCTCAAGCCGCTGCGGCGGCTCGCCGAGATGGGCGTGGACATCGCGCTCGACGACTTCGGCACGGGCTACTCGAACCTCGCCAATCTGCGCCGCCTGCCGGTGAGCATCCTCAAGCTCGACCGCTCCTTCACGCAGGGCATGCAGCACTTCCCGGCCGACCCCGTCGACCTGAAGATCGTCGAGGGGATCGTCGCGCTCGCCCACAGCCTGGACCTCGCGGTCACGGTCGAGGGCGTCGAGACGGGCGCCCAGGCGGACCAGCTGCGAGAGTTGGGCTGCGACACGGCGCAGGGCTGGTACTACGCACGGCCCGGCCCGCCGGACCAGCTGCACGAGCTGGCACTCGCCGACGCGACGAGCTGA
- a CDS encoding SAM-dependent methyltransferase: MERPAWAPLGIDITMPSVSRIYDYYLGGSHNFEVDRDAARRAMEFMPGLPKIMQANRAFMRRAVRFAVDEGITQFLDIGSGIPTFGNVHEIAQQAHPDARVAYVDHDAVAVAHGRAVLEGDEKAVAVAGDLRKPRDILGSSEVNGLLDLDRPVALLLVAVLHFVEDAYDPYTAVAELRDALAPGSVIALTHASYEGMPIPAEQAGQVVGVYKDIRNPLIMRSRDEIARFFEGYDMVEPGLVPMPRWRPDTAPEEEDPYAFSGFAGVGRRA, from the coding sequence ATGGAGCGTCCCGCCTGGGCCCCGCTGGGCATCGACATCACGATGCCCAGCGTGTCCCGCATCTACGACTACTACCTGGGCGGTTCGCACAACTTCGAGGTCGACCGGGACGCGGCCCGCCGGGCCATGGAGTTCATGCCGGGGCTGCCCAAGATCATGCAGGCGAATCGTGCCTTCATGCGCCGAGCAGTGCGTTTCGCCGTGGACGAGGGCATCACCCAGTTCCTCGACATCGGTTCGGGCATCCCGACGTTCGGCAACGTCCACGAGATCGCGCAACAGGCGCACCCCGACGCCCGCGTGGCGTACGTCGACCACGACGCGGTGGCCGTCGCACACGGCCGGGCCGTGCTCGAAGGCGACGAGAAGGCGGTGGCCGTCGCCGGGGATCTGCGCAAACCACGGGACATTCTGGGCAGTTCGGAGGTCAACGGACTCCTCGACCTGGACCGCCCGGTGGCCCTTCTCCTCGTGGCCGTCCTGCATTTCGTGGAGGACGCGTACGATCCCTACACAGCGGTCGCCGAACTACGGGACGCTCTCGCGCCCGGCAGCGTGATCGCTCTCACGCACGCCTCGTACGAAGGGATGCCGATCCCCGCCGAGCAGGCCGGTCAGGTCGTCGGCGTCTACAAGGACATCCGCAATCCACTGATCATGCGCTCGCGCGACGAGATCGCGCGGTTCTTCGAGGGATACGACATGGTGGAACCCGGCCTCGTGCCGATGCCGCGCTGGCGGCCCGACACCGCGCCCGAGGAGGAGGATCCGTATGCCTTCTCCGGGTTCGCCGGCGTGGGGCGCAGGGCATGA
- a CDS encoding SCO0930 family lipoprotein: MRHPSGSSSRAWRSASLVATAAAMLALTTACGQEKGDQSPNGQNVGNQAPAKGDGYGAGSDGYGADTGEAKEGAGKAKAAGQLAVWDSKKLGKVVTDSEGRTLYRFDKDTAEPPKSNCDGACATTWPVASPEGAEAPPGVDKSLLGEVTRTDGSKQLTIDGWPMYRYAKDAKAGDAKGQGVGGTWYAAAPDGKKAAPAAEAEPPADTAPVDPAGLSTRKDPKLGEIVVDKNGMTVYRFTKDSAWPMKSACTGACLEKWPVVPPVEKNDTKGILKKGFVVFDRPDGQQQQTIDCWPMYTFSGDKKPGDTNGQGVGGTWYAAGPDGKPVGAPK; this comes from the coding sequence ATGCGGCATCCATCAGGGAGTTCCTCTCGGGCCTGGCGGAGCGCCTCGCTCGTAGCGACAGCTGCGGCCATGCTGGCGCTGACGACGGCGTGCGGTCAGGAAAAGGGGGACCAGTCGCCGAACGGACAGAACGTCGGCAACCAGGCCCCGGCCAAGGGGGACGGGTACGGGGCGGGGAGCGACGGGTACGGCGCCGACACGGGCGAGGCGAAGGAAGGTGCGGGGAAGGCGAAGGCCGCCGGTCAACTCGCCGTCTGGGACAGCAAGAAGCTCGGCAAGGTCGTCACCGACAGCGAGGGCCGCACGCTCTACCGCTTCGACAAGGACACGGCCGAGCCGCCCAAGTCGAACTGTGACGGCGCCTGCGCCACGACCTGGCCCGTCGCCTCGCCCGAGGGTGCCGAAGCCCCGCCCGGCGTCGACAAGTCCCTGCTCGGCGAGGTCACGCGGACCGACGGCAGCAAGCAGCTGACCATCGACGGCTGGCCGATGTACCGGTACGCCAAGGACGCCAAGGCCGGCGACGCCAAGGGCCAGGGTGTGGGCGGCACTTGGTACGCCGCCGCCCCCGACGGCAAGAAGGCCGCGCCCGCCGCCGAGGCCGAGCCCCCCGCCGATACCGCTCCCGTCGACCCGGCAGGGCTCTCCACCCGCAAGGACCCCAAGCTCGGGGAGATCGTCGTCGACAAGAACGGCATGACCGTCTATCGCTTCACGAAGGACTCCGCCTGGCCGATGAAGTCCGCTTGCACCGGCGCCTGCCTGGAGAAGTGGCCGGTCGTTCCGCCCGTCGAGAAGAACGACACCAAGGGAATCCTCAAGAAGGGCTTCGTCGTCTTCGACCGCCCCGACGGACAGCAGCAGCAGACGATCGACTGCTGGCCGATGTACACGTTCTCCGGTGACAAGAAGCCCGGTGACACCAACGGTCAGGGTGTGGGCGGCACTTGGTACGCCGCCGGGCCCGACGGAAAGCCTGTCGGCGCGCCGAAGTAG
- a CDS encoding DUF4239 domain-containing protein, with the protein MSEWLVLTLAMAAACAVVLIVTVLRHRRTSPDYDASETPDVIEYMTMMIGVVYAIVLGLAIAGVWEARSVAQDHVHAEAQALHEVSERARVYPTDVRERIRTDVRTYVSHVVTTEWDYMADRGELTDRGAQLLGRVRHDVTDYQPKSDFEAQAYQPLIDEVAAASDARNSRGESAGATMPGVVWFGLIIGGLVTVGMIFALQIRRTPRELILAGLFSALFAFLLFLIWDFDAPYSRGVAATPDPFHALFDNLGR; encoded by the coding sequence ATGTCGGAATGGCTTGTTCTCACCCTCGCGATGGCCGCCGCGTGCGCCGTCGTCCTGATCGTCACCGTCCTGCGGCACCGCAGGACGAGCCCGGACTACGACGCTTCGGAGACCCCGGACGTCATCGAGTACATGACGATGATGATCGGCGTGGTGTACGCCATCGTCCTCGGTCTGGCCATCGCGGGCGTCTGGGAGGCCCGCAGCGTCGCCCAGGACCATGTGCACGCCGAGGCCCAGGCGTTGCACGAGGTGTCCGAGCGGGCGCGGGTGTACCCGACCGACGTCCGTGAGCGCATTCGTACGGATGTACGCACCTATGTCAGCCATGTCGTCACCACCGAGTGGGACTACATGGCCGACCGCGGCGAACTCACCGACCGCGGCGCCCAACTCCTCGGCCGCGTACGCCACGACGTCACCGACTATCAGCCCAAGTCCGACTTCGAGGCCCAGGCCTACCAGCCGCTCATCGACGAGGTCGCGGCCGCATCGGACGCGCGCAACTCCCGTGGGGAGAGCGCCGGGGCCACCATGCCCGGCGTCGTCTGGTTCGGTCTGATCATCGGCGGCCTCGTCACCGTCGGCATGATCTTCGCCCTGCAGATCCGCCGCACCCCACGCGAACTCATCCTCGCGGGGCTGTTCTCGGCCCTGTTCGCCTTCCTGCTCTTCCTCATCTGGGACTTCGACGCCCCCTACAGCCGTGGCGTCGCGGCCACCCCGGATCCGTTCCACGCGCTCTTCGACAATCTCGGCAGATGA
- a CDS encoding HAD family hydrolase, protein MIETVVFDVGETLTKDDRYWASWADWLGVPRHTVSALVGGVVTRGRDNAEALRLLSPDIDVAAAYHAREVAGRGEHLAETDLYPDVRPALGGLRKQGVRVVVAGNQTSRVGELLRGLDLPADLVVTSGEWGVAKPDPSFFARVIEVAQAEPERTLYVGDHPANDIYPAKAAGLRAAHIRRGPWGHWWADDPTVIEAADWRIDSLTQVASIIAE, encoded by the coding sequence ATGATTGAGACCGTCGTGTTCGACGTGGGGGAGACCCTCACCAAAGATGACCGCTACTGGGCTTCGTGGGCCGATTGGCTCGGCGTGCCCCGTCACACCGTCTCCGCGCTCGTGGGAGGTGTCGTCACGCGGGGCCGCGACAACGCCGAGGCGCTGCGGCTGCTGAGCCCGGACATAGATGTCGCCGCCGCCTACCACGCCCGCGAGGTCGCGGGGCGCGGTGAGCACCTCGCCGAGACCGACCTCTACCCCGATGTGCGCCCTGCCCTGGGCGGGCTGCGCAAGCAAGGGGTGCGTGTCGTCGTCGCGGGGAACCAGACGTCTCGCGTGGGTGAGCTGCTGCGTGGCCTGGATCTGCCGGCCGATCTCGTCGTCACCTCGGGCGAGTGGGGTGTGGCGAAGCCGGATCCGTCGTTCTTCGCCCGGGTGATCGAGGTGGCCCAGGCGGAGCCGGAGCGGACGCTGTACGTCGGCGACCACCCCGCGAACGACATCTACCCCGCGAAGGCGGCCGGGTTGCGGGCGGCGCACATCCGGCGCGGGCCCTGGGGGCACTGGTGGGCGGACGATCCGACCGTCATCGAGGCCGCGGACTGGCGCATCGACTCCCTCACACAGGTCGCTTCGATCATCGCTGAGTGA